A single Mixta calida DNA region contains:
- the lpxA gene encoding acyl-ACP--UDP-N-acetylglucosamine O-acyltransferase yields MIDATAVIHPSSIIEEGAVIGARVHIGPFCYIGANVEIGEGTVLKSHVVVNGHTRIGKDNIITQFASIGEVNQDLKYAGEPTRVEIGDRNSIRESVTIHRGTVQGGGVTRIGSDNLLMVNAHIAHDCIIGNRCIFANNATLGGHVTVDDFAIIGGMTAVHQFCIIGAHVMVGGCSGVAQDVPPYVIAQGNHATPYGINIEGLKRRGFSKEGLHAIRNAYKLLYRSGKTLEEVKPEIEALAKEHAEVQPFYDFFARSTRGLIR; encoded by the coding sequence GTGATTGATGCAACCGCCGTAATTCATCCAAGCTCGATCATCGAAGAGGGCGCCGTTATCGGCGCTCGTGTTCACATTGGCCCGTTCTGCTATATCGGCGCCAACGTTGAAATCGGTGAGGGCACCGTTCTGAAGTCTCATGTGGTGGTGAACGGACATACCCGCATTGGCAAAGACAATATTATTACCCAGTTCGCCTCTATCGGTGAGGTGAACCAGGATCTGAAATATGCGGGCGAGCCGACGCGCGTTGAAATCGGCGATCGCAACAGCATTCGCGAAAGCGTGACTATTCATCGCGGGACGGTGCAGGGCGGCGGTGTAACCCGTATCGGCAGCGATAACCTGCTGATGGTCAATGCACATATTGCGCATGACTGCATCATCGGCAACCGCTGCATCTTCGCCAACAACGCGACGCTCGGCGGACACGTGACGGTGGATGATTTCGCCATTATCGGCGGCATGACGGCGGTGCATCAGTTCTGCATTATCGGCGCGCACGTCATGGTGGGCGGCTGTTCCGGCGTGGCGCAGGATGTGCCGCCATACGTCATCGCGCAGGGTAACCACGCGACGCCGTACGGCATCAATATCGAAGGCCTGAAACGCCGCGGTTTCAGCAAAGAAGGGCTGCACGCGATTCGTAACGCCTATAAATTGCTTTACCGCAGCGGAAAAACGCTGGAAGAGGTCAAGCCGGAAATCGAAGCGCTGGCGAAAGAGCACGCTGAAGTTCAGCCGTTTTACGATTTCTTCGCCCGCTCAACGCGAGGTCTGATTCGTTAA
- the lpxB gene encoding lipid-A-disaccharide synthase, whose product MAARPLTIALVAGETSGDILGAGLIRALKAKHPDARFVGVAGPRMQAEGCESWYDMEELAVMGIVEVLGRLRRLLKIRRDLTRRFTALKPDVFVGIDAPDFNITLEGRLKQRGIRTIHYVSPSVWAWRQNRVFKIGRATNLVLAFLPFEKAFYDRYDVPCRFIGHTMADAMPLQPDKTAARRDLGIDEKALCLALLPGSRRAEVEMLSADFLKTAMLLREKWPQLEIVVPLVNAQRREQFEQIKAEVAPELPIHLLDGKGREAMIASDAALLASGTAALECMLAKCPMVVGYRMKPVTFWLAERLVKTDYVSLPNLLAGRELVPELLQDDCQPERLAAALEPLLGAGETRARLLETFTELHQQIRWNADEQAAQAVLELANG is encoded by the coding sequence ATGGCTGCTCGTCCCTTAACGATTGCCCTTGTCGCCGGAGAAACCTCCGGCGATATTCTTGGTGCCGGTCTCATTCGCGCGCTGAAAGCAAAACACCCTGACGCCCGCTTCGTCGGCGTGGCGGGGCCGCGTATGCAGGCGGAAGGCTGTGAAAGCTGGTACGACATGGAAGAGCTGGCGGTCATGGGCATTGTGGAAGTGCTGGGACGACTGCGGCGCCTGTTGAAAATCCGCCGCGATCTGACCCGTCGCTTCACCGCGCTAAAGCCGGACGTTTTTGTCGGCATTGACGCGCCCGATTTTAACATTACCCTGGAAGGTCGCCTGAAGCAGCGCGGCATCCGCACGATCCATTACGTCAGCCCCTCAGTCTGGGCGTGGCGGCAGAATCGGGTATTTAAAATCGGTCGCGCCACTAACCTGGTGCTGGCGTTCCTGCCGTTCGAAAAAGCCTTTTACGATCGCTACGATGTGCCCTGCCGTTTTATCGGCCACACTATGGCGGATGCTATGCCGCTACAACCCGATAAGACGGCGGCGCGTCGCGACCTGGGCATCGACGAAAAGGCGCTCTGCCTGGCGTTGCTGCCCGGCTCGCGTCGGGCGGAAGTAGAGATGCTCAGCGCCGATTTTCTAAAAACCGCGATGCTGCTGCGTGAGAAATGGCCGCAGCTGGAGATCGTGGTGCCGCTGGTCAACGCGCAGCGGCGCGAACAGTTTGAGCAGATCAAGGCCGAGGTTGCGCCCGAACTGCCGATACACCTGTTGGACGGTAAAGGCCGCGAGGCGATGATCGCCAGCGATGCGGCGCTGCTGGCATCCGGCACCGCCGCGCTGGAGTGCATGCTGGCGAAGTGCCCGATGGTAGTCGGCTATCGTATGAAGCCGGTTACCTTCTGGCTGGCCGAGCGGCTGGTGAAAACCGATTATGTATCGCTGCCGAACCTGCTGGCCGGTCGCGAGCTGGTGCCGGAGCTGCTACAGGACGATTGCCAGCCGGAGCGGCTCGCCGCCGCGCTGGAGCCGCTGTTGGGCGCGGGCGAAACGCGCGCGCGCCTGCTGGAAACCTTTACCGAACTACACCAGCAGATCCGCTGGAATGCCGATGAACAAGCGGCGCAGGCCGTACTGGAGTTGGCGAATGGCTGA
- the rnhB gene encoding ribonuclease HII: MAEFIYPDARLIAGVDEVGRGPLIGAVVTAAVILDPARPIVGLADSKKLSEKRRLALYDEIKGKALAWSLGRAEPDEIDQLNILHATMLAMQRAVAGLTIQPDYVLIDGNRCPALPMPSMAVVKGDSLVAEISAASILAKVTRDREMAELDHVFPQYGFAQHKGYPTAQHLAMLTEHGATPHHRRSFAPVRNALLDLEVKHLTAESAR, encoded by the coding sequence ATGGCTGAATTTATCTATCCCGACGCGCGGCTGATCGCTGGCGTCGATGAAGTGGGGCGCGGACCGCTGATCGGCGCGGTGGTGACGGCGGCGGTGATCCTCGATCCCGCGCGTCCCATCGTCGGCCTGGCGGACTCCAAAAAGCTCAGCGAAAAGCGGCGCCTGGCGCTGTATGATGAAATCAAAGGGAAGGCGCTGGCCTGGAGCCTCGGACGCGCCGAGCCGGACGAGATCGACCAGCTCAATATCCTGCACGCCACCATGCTGGCGATGCAGCGCGCCGTCGCTGGTCTGACGATACAGCCTGATTATGTGCTGATCGACGGCAACCGCTGTCCGGCGCTGCCGATGCCGTCAATGGCGGTGGTGAAAGGGGATAGCCTGGTCGCTGAAATCAGCGCGGCCTCCATTCTGGCGAAAGTCACGCGCGATCGCGAAATGGCGGAGCTGGATCATGTTTTCCCGCAGTATGGCTTTGCGCAGCATAAAGGTTATCCCACCGCACAGCATCTGGCGATGTTGACAGAACATGGCGCTACGCCGCACCATCGTCGTAGTTTTGCGCCGGTGCGCAATGCGCTCCTGGACCTTGAAGTAAAACATCTCACCGCTGAATCTGCGCGCTAA
- the accA gene encoding acetyl-CoA carboxylase carboxyl transferase subunit alpha, which translates to MSLNYLDFEQPIAELEAKIDSLKSVGRQDEKHDINLDEEIQRLREKSVELTRKIFADLGAWQIAQLARHPLRPYTLDYVRNVFTDFDELAGDRAYADDKAIVGGIARLDGRPVMIIGHQKGRETKEKIRRNFGMPAPEGYRKALRLMEMAERFKMPVITFIDTPGAYPGVGAEERGQSEAIARNLREMSGLKVPVICTVIGEGGSGGALAIGVGDKVNMLQYSTYSVISPEGCASILWKSADKAPLAAEAMGIIAPRLKELDLIDAIVPEPLGGAHRDPLAVAASLKAQLLADLAELDGLNTEELLNRRYHRLMNYGYA; encoded by the coding sequence ATGAGTCTTAATTACCTGGATTTTGAACAGCCAATCGCAGAACTGGAGGCGAAAATCGACTCCCTGAAGTCGGTTGGCCGTCAGGATGAAAAACACGATATTAATCTGGATGAAGAGATTCAGCGTCTGCGTGAAAAAAGCGTAGAGCTGACGCGTAAAATCTTCGCCGATTTGGGCGCGTGGCAGATCGCGCAGCTGGCGCGTCATCCGCTGCGTCCTTACACGCTGGACTATGTCCGTAACGTGTTTACCGACTTTGACGAGCTGGCAGGCGACCGCGCCTACGCTGACGACAAGGCGATTGTCGGCGGCATTGCGCGTCTGGATGGACGTCCGGTAATGATCATCGGCCATCAGAAAGGCCGTGAAACGAAAGAGAAGATTCGGCGTAACTTTGGTATGCCGGCGCCGGAGGGCTATCGCAAAGCGCTGCGCCTGATGGAAATGGCCGAGCGTTTCAAGATGCCTGTCATTACCTTTATCGACACGCCGGGCGCTTACCCTGGCGTGGGCGCGGAAGAGCGCGGTCAGTCTGAGGCGATTGCGCGCAACCTGCGTGAGATGTCTGGCCTGAAAGTGCCGGTTATCTGCACCGTTATTGGTGAGGGCGGTTCCGGCGGCGCGCTGGCTATCGGCGTGGGCGACAAGGTCAACATGCTGCAGTACAGCACCTATTCCGTTATTTCACCGGAAGGCTGCGCCTCTATCCTGTGGAAAAGCGCGGATAAAGCGCCGCTGGCGGCGGAAGCGATGGGCATTATCGCGCCGCGTCTGAAAGAACTGGATTTGATCGACGCGATTGTCCCGGAACCGCTGGGCGGCGCGCATCGCGATCCGCTGGCGGTGGCCGCTTCGCTGAAAGCGCAGCTGCTGGCCGATCTCGCCGAACTGGATGGGCTGAACACCGAAGAGCTGCTTAACCGCCGCTATCATCGTCTGATGAACTACGGCTACGCATGA